From a single Jatrophihabitans sp. genomic region:
- a CDS encoding DUF3499 domain-containing protein gives MRHVRRCTRTGCSQSAVATLTYIYSDSMAVVGPLAAFAEPHSYDLCEEHAVRLTVPRGWEVVRHAGEFPSPIPHADDLEALADAVREAARVETPRQVSVADDNGLTGRRGHLRVVPPPV, from the coding sequence GTGAGGCATGTCCGTCGCTGTACCCGCACTGGCTGCAGCCAGTCTGCTGTCGCGACGCTGACCTACATCTACTCCGACTCGATGGCAGTGGTCGGGCCGCTGGCCGCCTTCGCCGAGCCGCACTCCTATGACCTGTGCGAAGAGCACGCCGTCCGGTTGACCGTGCCCCGCGGCTGGGAGGTGGTCCGCCACGCCGGTGAGTTCCCCTCTCCGATTCCGCACGCCGATGACCTCGAGGCGCTGGCAGACGCCGTCCGAGAGGCCGCCCGGGTCGAGACCCCGCGTCAGGTGAGCGTCGCCGACGACAACGGGTTGACCGGTCGCCGGGGTCACCTGCGCGTGGTTCCGCCACCGGTCTGA
- a CDS encoding metallopeptidase family protein codes for MGTDGHSPTARRPARRRDRHGRGLRGMLAPRPVPIAHSRGDAFDAMVLHAVEHLQPRLAEQLAQVEFAVEDVPDVSHHGAADFDFDEDILDDNAVPLSRLYRNGVAGISAPVIVVYRRPLESRAAQSEDLADLVHDVVVEQLARLLGRSTDEIDPPPAE; via the coding sequence ATGGGCACCGATGGGCACTCGCCGACCGCACGACGTCCGGCCCGCCGCCGGGACCGGCACGGACGTGGCCTGCGGGGAATGCTGGCGCCTCGGCCGGTGCCGATCGCGCACAGTCGCGGCGACGCCTTCGACGCGATGGTGCTGCACGCGGTCGAGCACCTGCAGCCGCGGCTGGCCGAACAGCTGGCCCAGGTCGAGTTCGCCGTCGAGGACGTGCCTGACGTCAGCCACCACGGGGCCGCCGACTTCGACTTCGACGAGGACATCCTCGATGACAACGCGGTGCCGTTGTCACGTCTGTACCGCAACGGGGTGGCGGGCATCTCGGCCCCGGTGATCGTGGTCTACCGGCGGCCGCTGGAGAGCCGGGCCGCGCAGAGCGAGGACCTTGCCGATCTCGTGCACGACGTGGTGGTGGAGCAGCTGGCCAGGCTGCTGGGCCGGTCGACCGACGAGATCGACCCGCCCCCAGCTGAGTGA
- a CDS encoding WhiB family transcriptional regulator, giving the protein MAEADLSEIFGLPEEQSWQERALCSQTDPEAFFPEKGGSTREAKKICVGCEVRGECLEYALEHDERFGIWGGLSERERRRVKRRVS; this is encoded by the coding sequence CTGGCAGAAGCGGACCTGTCGGAGATCTTCGGCCTCCCCGAAGAGCAGAGCTGGCAGGAGCGCGCTCTGTGCTCCCAGACCGATCCCGAGGCGTTCTTCCCTGAGAAGGGCGGCTCGACCCGAGAGGCCAAGAAGATCTGCGTCGGCTGCGAGGTGCGGGGCGAATGCCTGGAGTACGCCCTTGAGCATGACGAGCGCTTCGGCATCTGGGGTGGCCTCAGCGAGCGGGAACGCCGCCGGGTCAAGCGCCGCGTCAGCTAA
- a CDS encoding bifunctional FO biosynthesis protein CofGH codes for MTQQQPSESAVRRALRRARDGAALDVVEAAVLMSTRGAQLSELMAIAVGVRDAGLVAAGRPGVITYSRKVFIPLTRLCRDRCHYCTFATVPHRLPAPYLEIEEVLAIAEQGAALGCKEALFTLGDRPEDRWPQAREWLDERGYDSTLDYVRAAAIAVLERTGLLPHLNPGVMSWDELQRLKPVAPSMGMMLETTARRLFTEPGAPHFGSPDKDPELRLRVLTDAGRLNIAFTTGILVGIGETRSERAESLFAIRASAREFGSVQEVIVQNFRAKDDTAMRDDPDLDLEEYLATLAVSRLVLGPKLRLQAPPNLVDETECLLLLDAGVDDFGGISPLTPDHVNPERPWPALDKLTDLLAGRGLALVERLTAQPPYVLAEAPWLDPRVLPHVRALSDPSTGLARTLPDGGVLSPVGLPWQEPDPAWESSGRVDLHSAVDTEGRSGDRRSDFNEVYGDWNALRDRVFSPGSSALDSDVLQALRAAERDPGGLSDEQALTLMQADGAGLAAVAALADDLRRDAVGEDVTYVVNRNINFTNVCYTGCRFCAFAQRASDADAYTLSADEIFERVREAHADGATEICMQGGIDPKLPASAYFELARAVKRAVPSMHLHAFSPMEIVNGASRANLSIEEFLIGVREAGVDSLPGTAAEILDDEVRWVLTKGKLPTSAWIEVITTAHRLGIPTTSTMMFGHVDHPRHWVAHLRLLGRLQDETGGFTEFVPLPFVHNQSPIYLAGLARAGASQREVKAVHAMARIMLHGRIANIQTSWVKLGEAGAAEMLRGGANDLGGTLMEETISRMAGSEHGSRRSVAELEAVAALAGRPARQRRTSYGRLPEPS; via the coding sequence GTGACCCAGCAGCAGCCATCCGAATCCGCCGTCCGAAGGGCGCTTCGACGAGCCCGTGACGGCGCCGCGTTGGACGTCGTCGAAGCGGCGGTGCTGATGTCGACGCGCGGTGCCCAGCTGAGTGAGCTGATGGCGATCGCCGTGGGGGTCCGCGACGCAGGCCTGGTCGCCGCCGGGCGTCCCGGCGTGATCACCTACTCGCGCAAGGTCTTCATTCCGCTGACCCGGCTGTGCCGGGACCGCTGCCACTACTGCACCTTCGCCACCGTGCCGCACCGGCTGCCGGCCCCCTATCTCGAGATCGAGGAGGTGCTGGCGATCGCCGAGCAGGGCGCGGCGCTGGGCTGCAAGGAGGCGCTGTTCACCCTCGGAGACCGGCCCGAGGACCGCTGGCCGCAGGCGCGGGAGTGGCTGGACGAGCGGGGTTATGACTCCACGCTGGACTACGTCCGGGCGGCCGCGATCGCGGTGCTCGAGCGCACCGGGCTGTTGCCGCACCTCAACCCGGGCGTGATGAGCTGGGACGAGCTGCAGCGGCTCAAGCCGGTGGCCCCGAGCATGGGCATGATGCTGGAGACCACCGCCCGGCGGCTGTTCACCGAGCCCGGCGCGCCGCACTTCGGCAGCCCCGACAAGGACCCCGAGTTGAGGCTGCGGGTGCTGACCGACGCCGGCCGGCTCAACATCGCCTTCACCACCGGCATCCTGGTGGGCATCGGCGAGACACGGTCCGAACGCGCCGAGTCGCTGTTCGCGATCCGGGCCAGCGCCCGGGAGTTCGGCTCGGTCCAAGAGGTCATCGTGCAGAACTTCCGGGCCAAGGACGACACCGCGATGCGCGATGACCCGGACCTGGACCTGGAGGAGTACCTGGCGACGCTGGCGGTGTCACGGCTGGTGCTCGGGCCGAAGCTGCGGCTGCAGGCGCCGCCCAACCTGGTCGATGAGACCGAGTGCCTGCTGCTGCTCGACGCCGGCGTGGACGACTTCGGCGGCATCTCGCCGCTGACGCCAGACCATGTCAACCCCGAACGGCCGTGGCCCGCGCTCGACAAGCTCACCGACCTGCTGGCCGGGCGTGGCCTGGCGCTCGTCGAGCGGCTCACCGCCCAGCCGCCCTACGTGCTGGCCGAGGCGCCGTGGCTGGACCCACGGGTGCTGCCGCACGTCCGGGCGCTGTCCGATCCGAGCACCGGGCTGGCCCGGACCCTGCCCGACGGCGGCGTGCTGAGCCCGGTCGGCCTGCCGTGGCAGGAGCCAGACCCGGCGTGGGAGTCCAGCGGCCGGGTCGATCTGCACTCCGCGGTCGACACCGAAGGCCGCAGCGGCGACCGGCGCAGTGACTTCAACGAGGTCTACGGCGACTGGAACGCCCTGCGCGACCGGGTCTTCTCGCCCGGGTCCAGCGCGCTGGACTCCGACGTGCTGCAGGCGCTACGGGCCGCCGAGCGCGATCCCGGCGGGCTGTCGGACGAGCAGGCGTTGACCCTGATGCAGGCTGACGGCGCCGGCCTGGCGGCGGTCGCGGCGCTGGCCGACGACCTGCGGCGGGACGCGGTGGGCGAGGACGTCACCTACGTGGTCAACCGCAATATCAACTTCACCAACGTCTGCTACACCGGCTGCCGGTTCTGCGCGTTCGCCCAGCGGGCCAGCGACGCCGACGCCTACACCTTGTCAGCTGATGAGATCTTCGAGCGGGTGCGCGAGGCGCACGCCGACGGCGCCACCGAGATCTGCATGCAGGGCGGCATCGACCCCAAGTTGCCGGCGAGCGCCTACTTCGAACTGGCCCGGGCGGTGAAGCGGGCAGTGCCCTCGATGCACCTGCACGCCTTCAGCCCGATGGAGATCGTCAACGGCGCCTCGCGGGCCAACCTGTCGATCGAGGAGTTCCTGATCGGCGTGCGGGAGGCCGGCGTCGACTCACTGCCCGGCACGGCGGCCGAGATCCTCGACGACGAGGTGCGCTGGGTGCTGACCAAGGGCAAGCTGCCCACCTCGGCGTGGATCGAGGTCATCACCACCGCGCACCGGCTGGGCATCCCGACCACCTCGACGATGATGTTCGGCCATGTCGACCACCCCCGGCACTGGGTGGCGCACCTGCGGCTGCTCGGCCGGCTGCAGGACGAGACCGGCGGGTTCACCGAGTTCGTGCCGTTGCCCTTCGTCCACAACCAGTCGCCGATCTACCTGGCGGGCCTGGCGCGGGCAGGCGCCTCGCAGCGCGAGGTGAAGGCGGTGCACGCGATGGCGCGGATCATGCTGCACGGCAGGATCGCCAACATCCAGACCAGCTGGGTCAAGCTCGGCGAGGCCGGCGCGGCCGAGATGCTGCGCGGCGGGGCCAACGACCTCGGCGGGACGTTGATGGAGGAGACCATCTCGCGGATGGCCGGGTCAGAGCACGGCTCGCGTCGCTCAGTCGCCGAACTCGAAGCGGTCGCGGCGCTGGCCGGGCGTCCGGCCAGGCAGCGCCGCACCTCCTACGGCCGGTTGCCCGAACCGTCCTAG
- a CDS encoding GPP34 family phosphoprotein, whose amino-acid sequence MTELPGSVEPLALAVCRLGLDPTRGVLRHPHQVGIAVRAALFTELAGAGRLVGIHYPEVIGESDTGDPLPDALHRAVAGRRPTAWRRWYGHVEADRRAATDGLVAAGRWRQEGRRLVDEDPASTVLQQQRVAELLLDAKQAPDTLELTLLVLLAGGHGAGSRRPGPRRSRRLAKPWLQQRASGHGGDATLAALVGAFRAMRRADSIPSLSR is encoded by the coding sequence GTGACCGAGCTGCCCGGCAGCGTCGAGCCACTGGCCCTGGCGGTCTGCCGCCTGGGCCTGGATCCCACCCGCGGCGTCCTGCGCCACCCGCACCAGGTCGGCATCGCCGTCCGGGCGGCGCTGTTCACCGAGCTGGCCGGCGCCGGCCGGCTGGTCGGAATCCACTACCCCGAGGTGATCGGCGAGTCCGACACCGGCGATCCGCTGCCCGACGCCCTGCACCGGGCGGTGGCCGGGCGCCGTCCGACGGCCTGGCGGCGCTGGTACGGCCATGTCGAGGCCGATCGCCGGGCGGCCACCGACGGCCTGGTCGCGGCCGGCCGGTGGCGGCAGGAGGGCCGCCGGCTGGTCGATGAGGACCCGGCCTCGACGGTGCTGCAGCAGCAGCGGGTCGCCGAGCTGCTGCTGGATGCCAAGCAGGCGCCGGACACCCTCGAGCTGACGCTGCTGGTGCTGCTGGCCGGCGGCCACGGCGCCGGCTCGCGGCGGCCCGGGCCCCGGCGCAGCCGGCGGCTGGCCAAGCCCTGGTTGCAGCAGCGGGCCTCCGGGCACGGCGGCGACGCCACGCTGGCGGCGCTGGTGGGCGCCTTCCGCGCGATGCGCCGGGCTGACTCCATTCCGTCGCTGTCCCGCTGA
- the cofD gene encoding 2-phospho-L-lactate transferase has product MRITVLAGGVGGARFLQGVRAYAAGLPGSEITAIINTGDDVTMHGLRICPDLDSVMYTLAGAVDTERGWGREGESWRIMDELTEYGAEPTWFSLGDLDIATHLVRTQMLAAGYPLSDVTAALCQRWQTGVRMLPMTDERCETHVVIADHGSRRAIHFQEWWVRHRAGIPALEFVQVGLESARPAAGVVAAIEEADLVLIAPSNPVVSINTILNVPGIGQALRGGPAPVVGLSPIIGDAPVRGMADACLPVLGVQTSAAGVAGLYGARSAGGVLDGWLIHTGDTAELPGIAVLARDLLMTSAEATAAMVADAVRLAGR; this is encoded by the coding sequence GTGCGCATCACGGTGTTGGCAGGCGGAGTCGGCGGAGCCAGGTTCCTGCAGGGCGTTCGGGCCTACGCGGCCGGGCTGCCCGGCTCGGAGATCACCGCGATCATCAACACCGGTGACGACGTGACCATGCACGGCCTGCGGATCTGCCCCGACCTCGACAGCGTGATGTACACCCTGGCCGGCGCGGTGGACACCGAGCGGGGCTGGGGCCGCGAGGGCGAGAGCTGGCGGATCATGGACGAGCTGACCGAGTACGGCGCCGAGCCGACCTGGTTCAGCCTCGGCGACCTCGACATCGCCACCCACCTGGTCCGCACCCAGATGCTGGCCGCCGGGTACCCGCTCTCCGACGTCACCGCGGCGCTGTGCCAGCGCTGGCAGACCGGCGTCCGCATGTTGCCGATGACCGACGAGCGCTGCGAGACGCACGTGGTGATAGCCGATCACGGCAGCCGCCGGGCCATCCACTTCCAGGAGTGGTGGGTCCGGCACCGGGCCGGCATCCCGGCGCTGGAGTTCGTCCAGGTCGGCCTGGAGTCGGCCAGGCCGGCGGCCGGCGTGGTGGCGGCCATCGAGGAGGCCGACCTGGTGCTGATCGCGCCGTCGAACCCGGTGGTCTCGATCAACACCATCCTCAACGTGCCCGGCATCGGCCAGGCCCTGCGCGGCGGGCCGGCCCCGGTGGTCGGGCTGTCACCGATCATCGGCGACGCGCCGGTCCGGGGGATGGCCGACGCCTGCCTGCCGGTGCTGGGCGTGCAGACCTCGGCGGCCGGCGTGGCCGGGCTGTACGGCGCCCGGTCGGCCGGCGGCGTGCTCGACGGCTGGCTCATCCACACCGGCGACACCGCCGAGCTGCCCGGCATCGCGGTGCTGGCGCGGGACCTGTTGATGACCAGTGCCGAGGCGACCGCCGCGATGGTCGCCGACGCGGTGCGCTTGGCGGGCCGGTGA